The genomic interval GAATGTCAGAGCAGGAAGGAGGCTCCGGGAGCTGGGAAGGTCAAAGGACAGTCATTAAGAAACTTCACTGGGGGAGATGGGGCTTTGAGTGTTAAAGGGCTTCAGGAGGGCAGCTGAGGAAGTAGGCCAGTGGCCTCAGAATTATTCCAGGCTCTGTGAGAAAGGCACAAAGCCAACGCCAGAATCTGGCCAAAGAAATGGGTTTGTCTTCATCTTGTTACTTTACTGAGGGTTAGAACTGTTTATAGCTGACCACCAGGGTCACCTAAAAGTCCTTCTACATTCAAGGCTGTGACAAGTGTAAAATTCCTGATTAGAGTCACATTTCTCCTTCCCCATCATTTCAGGTCCTTGTTGAACATCTGTTAACCCTGGCCTGGCATTTGCCCATAGGCTCTGCGAGTCAGCCATGAACAGCCACTTAGGGGCTTATTTAAGAGTAGTTGAGACAGATGAACTTGATAACCTATGTCCCTTCCTGAATGAATGGATAGTGCTAAGTGGCTATGCTGCTTTGTTATTTGTTGAGTTGGCTGAACATTCCCTTTCTGATGGCATTCCTTCGGAAAAGAATTCAGATAAGCATCCTTGCAAGGGCCAAGCCAGACAGAAGGGAATGAAAACCAAAGCCCTTAAAAGAACTTACATCCTCACCTAAGAGCTGGAGCCAAGTTACCccacaagaaatgaaaaaaccTTTCGAGGGGCTTATGCTACTTACATAATCCTATGTTTAGAGACTCACCCTGGAAAGGACCATCCCCAGCCAAGACACAAAATCGAGCATGGACGAGGGAGAAGGGATGTATGGCCAACCATACCCCATCtctgcacagggctgccaagaaTATAGGCCTCTGTGCCCAGTGCCCACTGGCTCCAAAGCCTTTCTGCTGTACTCCTGACCTCTAAAATGGATTTTTGGCTTTACAGTAAGGACAGCATGCCTTGTAGCTGAGGGCAAGAGAACAAAAAAAGAGCAGTCATATTACACCCAAGGAGCCAGTTATATGACTTTAAGATGTTGGAGTAAAAGGTCCCTTCTCAGAGGGGCGTTATTAGGACCACAGGTCCCAACTTACATATTCTTCCAAGCAGCTGTCTGGGCAGGCTGCTTGGCCAGCCTGCCAAAGCCAAAACTGGTCAgtgtttttattgcttcttttacCTCCCCCCTCCAGATTGATTCTGCAGGGAAGAGGGGATcagagtcagaaaaagacaatatGGGTCAGGGAAGAATACAAATCTTCTGAACAAAACTACAAAGTGCTTTAAAGAAATACACCAAAGGCGTTGAGATGGGCCCAGGGTTCTGCCTTACTCAGGGTTTTGGCATCCTGGAGGGGCAGCAGGAATACCCAGTCCCCTCATTATTAGACCTATGACTATCCATTtcctagaatattttttaaaacctctttaAGTCTGTGTTTGTTAAACACCTCAGGAAAAAAGGAGCCCTACATTCTAGGAAACGGCCTCCACAGCACCAGCTGCCTCTTCTCCACAGAATGACCCTATTCCCCATGGGCTTCAGCTACGGCCTCAAAGTAGCCCTACAATAGAGCAAAGGGGCATTCAGCAAAAGGCCAAGGGGAATGTTCTTAGCAGGAGGTGGACAGATTAAGCCACTCACCCTGGGGGCAGAAGGAGCTTCCTATCAGACTGGAAGGAAGATGCTGAGTAAGGGCCAGGCCTCAGTCCTCTTGAAGTGCTCCTTGAGCAGAGCAAAGGAATGtggtccacccctcccccccactcggGCCCTCTGACCTCCCAGGCAGGGCCAGTCATGCCTCTGCGAGCTGGAGCAGAGACCCAGCCAGCAGCAGCGTGGGGTGGCCAATGGGGCGAGGTTCTACAGCAGGGGGAGTCAGGATGTCCCATGCCCTGACTCCCTGAGGGTCTTGTCAGTCACGATGGGCAGACTGGTGGCCGAGCTGCCGGTCATCGTAAGTGCTGTAGCGCTTGACATGGATGCGGCGAACACGGTCCCGCAGTTCAAAGGTCTCCTCATCTTCACTGGGGGAGGCCTGGCTACGGCTGCGGCTTGTAGCCTCCAACAAGGAATTGTCGGGGACTCGGGGGGTTTCATAGAGTAAGACGTTGAGTGTCTCCTCATAGATTCGGGCCTCTGGAAATTCCACCTAGGGTGAGAGAGACAAGAGGTCTGACTGAAAAGGGAGCATGCTGGGCGCCTGACCCTATGCTGGTTCATAAGGCATCCTGAACTCTCAGGAGACAACTGGCTTTCTGTCTCAGGAGGCCAAGGGCAGGCCTCCCTCTGAAGGGGTATGAGATGTACTCTATGCACATAAGGGTGCAGAAGATTAGCACCCTAATGTCCTACCAGGTCACAGACCAATGGCCTAGTGTGTGCAGAGGTTAGGGCCTTGGTGTTTGGATAGGCCTCGGTACACATACTAGTGCAAAGAGCTCTTGTACTTAATAGCTGTGGGGACTTGGGCTTAACcttgctgtgcctcagtttccacctaTGTAAATTCATGATGAGTAACTACCTCAGAGAATTCTTGTAAACATTAGATGGATAGGGATGACATTCAAGGTACCTGAATTCAAGCCTAACTTGTTTCATTTTGAGCTTCTGTTCTCTCATCTACCAAATGGGGAGAGTAGCTCTAGCCCTGCCTCTCACAGATGTGGTGTGTGGAGTCAAAAAGTTCATGAAGGAGAAAGCACTTAGGAAGGTAACAGGTGCTGTTGCCACTTCCACAGTGTAACCAGCCCACACAGACCTGCCCCTGAGTCCTGACTCCATCGATATGTGCACACGGGAGCTCCCACCCCAAAAACTGACGGTAGGAAGCAGGGCCCCCTCCTTAAGCTATCCTTCCCTGACCCTTAGACCACCCAGCTGCAGGCATTACAGTAGTCTGGGGGCCAAGAAGGTAACAGGCGAGCTTGGCTGCTTTGagcccttcacacacacaccactctcCCCCAGATGAGCTGCCTGTCCACCCAGCAAAGCCTGCTGCCTCCGGAAAACTCACGGTGGGCAGCTACTCTCCTCCGGTCTCCTGGGGAGACACAGACCACTTGCAGCTTGGGAAGGGGGGAGTTAGCTGAGTTTATGTTAACTATCACCTAACAAATCCCTCACATGCACCTGGCACTCTGTTGTTACTGCAGAGGCTAAGCCGATTGGGCAGGGACACCCAACTTGCAGGGGGCCTGAGAAAAGGTTGGAACAGCTACTTCCGCTAGGCACTGCTTCTCTTAAggagagtctcatttttataatagCTGTTAAATCTGCACTATCATTCCCCtgtttgcaaatgaggaaactgaggcccagatggtTTAAATGGCTTATCCAAAGTCAGAATTCAAACCTGAACTGGGCATTCCAAAAACCCGGTCCTTCCCACCGCACCAGCTGTTCCCTTCCCAACAGACCCTGCCTCTCAGCTGACTGGAACAAATAGTTCCGTGCTATTCCCCAAACCCCTTGCACTGGCTTTTATCCTTGCCCAGCATCACCGCACGAGTTTGAGAAAAACTGAGAGCAAAACGGATGCCCCTCCCACTCCGTAGTGCATGTCCTGCCTCCACCATGCAGAGGGAAGCCCCCGTACCTTGGTCTGCTTCTTCTCCGTGGCATACACAATGGAGGTGCAGCACACCTCTGCCAGCTTACGGCCCTGGCCATAGAATGACCAGCAGCAGATCTCATCGCCAATGACATCCTTGATGAAGAGCACACGACCGTTAAAGCGCAGGGAGAGCTTGTCAAACAGCTCGATGTTTTTCAGTAGGTGGTCATCGGAATTGCTGAAAAACCCAGGAGGGCCAGCAGGCCTGGGAATGAGTTCCCGCACAGGCAGGGGACTAGCTGGGCTTTCCCCGCCCCTCCGCTAACATGCAGAAATGAGGAAAAGTCAAGGTGCCAGAGGGGACAGGATACTGGGGACTGTCTTAGGTTTGGGGGCCTGTGTGGAAAAGGAGTTGCAATGGTTTTAAGTTAAAGCAGAGAGAACTGGAGGAGGGAGGCCTGCTCTCATTATGCCCAGATGCAAGGAGGCTACTGCGACCACGGCAGGAGTCTTTCCTTTGCTGTAAGGGTAACACTGGTACGTGTCTATCCACAGAGTCAGTGGGACGGTTTGGGACTCTGAGCCTGCAGCCTCCTGCATAGACCTAACTGACCTGTTGGGAGGACACTGGGAGGCAAGCGGGAAACTAGCCTAGGACAAAGGCTGGCTTAGGAGGAATTCCAGCTCATTGGCTTCTCAgcgcccctcctccaccccacaaGATAATGCTGGGAAAACACCTGGGTCGCTGCCAGACATAACATATGTTAAGAGGGTGTCACATGTTCAGTCTTGTCAATATCCTCGCCAGAACCCTGCACCAGTTCCAAATACCTCTGCCCTgatttcctttctcctcttttcttccctcctaagACGCAGACGCATGCCGAGCACGCCAGGAGTGCAGGCTGCTTCCCTTGGGTCTGCTGCCAAACTTCCACTCTGGCTGCTCAGCACTTCCAGCTGCTTCTGCAGCCCTTCCCGAgaccccctgcccaccccaccgATTCCCACCCTACCTGGTGTAGGAGTACTTGTTGTTGCTTCTGTTGTACAGCAGCTTCACCacgggctgtgagagaggagagtGTGAGAGCCGGGCCCGGCGGGGGCCCGGAATCCCTCAGGAATCCCCGTACCTTGGTGGAAGATTCAAtgagcttctcctcctccttcagggATGTAATGATAGGGATATTGCATACAGGCTGGTAGGAGTCCTTCTTGTCCTGTGTGACACACGCACATCCTTTTTGAGATCCTGTCTGCCGGGCTCAGCCAGGCTTTTCCCAGGAGCCGCCACAGCCCCTCCCCATGGCCCGCCTGCTTGTGGAGGCACTGGACAGAGATCTGGAGGCCCCTGGTGACAGAAACTGCCAGCTGGCGTGCAGACGCCCATTTCTGGAAAACCTACCATCCACCTAGCTAGGCTGTTAACTAGAAGCAGGGCCTAGTCCCTCACCTGACAAGCTGACTGGCTGCTCACTTGCTCAGCTTGGGCAACACCTGGTTATATAGCTAGGTTTGGACTAAGCAACCGTGCCTGCCACACAGCTTTCCAGGAACTGGACCCTATGCCACTGGAGGGAGGCAACTCCCAGCCTTACCAACCAGCCCCACTGTACCTGCAGGGCAGTCTGGCACAGGTTCACCAGCCCCTGAATGAGGTAATATTTTGCTTCAGCCATCAATTCCTTGATTTCTTGACGGTTCTGAGGGAGGATGATGGTGTCATCGCGGAGGTAATTCAAAATAGTGCCAAAATGTTTTCCACATCGGTCTATAAGGATCCAGCCTAGGGATTTAGATGGTCCCCAGAGGGTTACTGTTTGCCTCCAGATACCTCCGGAGCATACAGTAGCAAAGGCCGCCTGATGTGCCTGGTGACAGGTGGCAAACAGCACATGAACACAGAGCCCACAGCACAGGGTAACAGAAGACAGAACAGAACCTCAGCTCTTAGGTCCATGGTGCTCTTCACGCCTCTTCCTTGAAACCAAGAACTGGCACATAGCGTGGGACAGACAGGCCTTCCAGGCTCTGTGGCGACCCACAGAGGTCTAAGCTCAGGAATGCTCAGGCCCGCCTCCTGATAACACAGAAACCACAGGCCCCGCTTGCTTTCTGCCCACTGCCCAGTCACTACGGTCATGATTCTTACAAGAATCTAGTCCTACGTGAGTAAAAACAAAAGTATGAATAGACTCCCTGAAAAATGGGTAAACACACAACTGTCTATGTACAATTTCAAAGAATTCTGAAGCTCAACTCAGGACTCTATGTGGAGTCCTGTACTAGTAAACTGGAAAAGTGAACCCAGGCTCTAGATCTGCCAGGCTTAAGCCCGGCCCTGAAGTCACATCCCCAGgaactcctccttccctccccacctcgCCCAACAAGCCCTGAGACCTCACCTTCTTTGTCAGTCAGCACCTCCATGCGCCCACTGAACATGGCC from Saccopteryx leptura isolate mSacLep1 chromosome 2, mSacLep1_pri_phased_curated, whole genome shotgun sequence carries:
- the TNFAIP1 gene encoding BTB/POZ domain-containing adapter for CUL3-mediated RhoA degradation protein 2, encoding MSGDTCLCPASGDKPKLSGFKGGSLGNKYVQLNVGGSLYYTTVRALTRHDTMLKAMFSGRMEVLTDKEGWILIDRCGKHFGTILNYLRDDTIILPQNRQEIKELMAEAKYYLIQGLVNLCQTALQDKKDSYQPVCNIPIITSLKEEEKLIESSTKPVVKLLYNRSNNKYSYTSNSDDHLLKNIELFDKLSLRFNGRVLFIKDVIGDEICCWSFYGQGRKLAEVCCTSIVYATEKKQTKVEFPEARIYEETLNVLLYETPRVPDNSLLEATSRSRSQASPSEDEETFELRDRVRRIHVKRYSTYDDRQLGHQSAHRD